The following are from one region of the Candidatus Wallbacteria bacterium genome:
- a CDS encoding V-type ATP synthase subunit D, whose product MSKLPVTPTKGNLIKLKIEYRFVQQGHKLLDEKKRVLIAEIMKIVEAAQKKREELNRTLPEIFRFYYKAQIFNGERALCSANVARHKQYQLTVLEKSFIGVIFPTINFSTSNLSTAHSLIGNSSHLDLFLIEMQKFMKLLFELIEVETRLWRLGFELKKVMKRVNALEYIILPQYEETLKFIEEVLEEIDREDFFMRKVLKRRRNE is encoded by the coding sequence ATGTCTAAACTTCCAGTTACCCCCACTAAAGGCAACCTGATCAAACTCAAGATCGAGTATCGTTTTGTTCAGCAGGGGCATAAACTGCTGGATGAAAAAAAGAGGGTGCTGATCGCTGAGATAATGAAGATCGTTGAAGCAGCCCAGAAAAAAAGGGAAGAACTGAACAGGACTCTGCCGGAAATCTTCAGGTTTTATTATAAAGCCCAGATTTTCAATGGAGAGCGGGCTCTCTGCTCGGCTAATGTTGCAAGGCATAAGCAATATCAGCTCACAGTGCTGGAAAAATCCTTCATTGGAGTGATCTTCCCCACCATCAATTTCAGTACGAGTAACCTATCCACCGCCCATTCGCTGATAGGCAACTCCTCCCATCTGGACCTTTTCCTGATTGAAATGCAGAAATTCATGAAGCTGCTGTTCGAGCTGATCGAAGTGGAGACCAGGCTGTGGAGACTGGGATTCGAACTGAAAAAAGTCATGAAAAGAGTGAATGCCCTTGAATATATTATCCTGCCCCAATACGAGGAAACCTTGAAATTCATCGAGGAAGTCCTGGAAGAAATCGACCGCGAAGACTTCTTCATGCGCAAAGTGTTAAAAAGGAGAAGAAATGAATAG
- a CDS encoding type II toxin-antitoxin system RelE/ParE family toxin, which produces MKVLVSNAFFRFKKKAPKNLQLEIDEQVKKIMQNPEIGDLKKGELKGIRVHKFTYKTQLYLLSYEIIKDNLNLYMIGTHENFYKRLKNLFY; this is translated from the coding sequence ATGAAAGTCCTAGTTTCCAATGCATTTTTTCGGTTCAAGAAAAAAGCGCCTAAAAATTTGCAACTGGAGATTGATGAACAAGTAAAAAAGATCATGCAAAACCCGGAAATCGGGGATCTGAAAAAAGGCGAGCTAAAAGGAATCAGAGTGCATAAGTTTACTTATAAAACCCAGCTTTACCTGCTTTCATACGAGATAATCAAGGATAATTTAAATCTTTATATGATCGGAACACATGAAAATTTCTATAAGCGTTTGAAAAATCTGTTTTACTGA
- a CDS encoding STAS domain-containing protein, which produces MIPTDFKLVSNPLETSSKVVENRLQEKGIELVKVSGDIDVDSSVLLQEYLEKLLQHRIYKIILDLSEATYINSRGIGVITQYYKLSREKGGGLVMINPSEKIQNILKITFLTKILPVLEDINQALIYFGK; this is translated from the coding sequence TTGATTCCAACAGATTTCAAACTAGTCAGCAACCCGCTGGAAACAAGCAGTAAAGTTGTTGAGAACAGATTGCAGGAGAAAGGCATTGAACTCGTCAAGGTCAGCGGAGATATCGATGTCGACAGCAGCGTATTGCTGCAGGAATATTTGGAGAAACTGCTTCAGCATAGAATCTATAAAATCATCCTCGACCTGAGCGAAGCAACTTATATCAACAGCCGAGGCATCGGCGTCATCACCCAGTATTACAAGCTCTCCCGTGAAAAAGGAGGCGGACTGGTGATGATTAACCCCTCGGAAAAGATCCAGAACATCCTGAAGATCACCTTCCTCACCAAGATCCTGCCCGTGCTGGAGGATATAAATCAAGCCCTGATCTATTTCGGGAAATGA
- a CDS encoding radical SAM protein: protein MKITLINPLFDYTTFNSPNRVFQPLSLLNMAALLKPLGHELLLIDANSDGISPGSSVWDKLTADIFIVSSASVDRWQCPAVEADCLVRLLRILCGKECLLILTGPHAPANPSKYLISEKIIAVRGEPEAAILDLVEKAETRDFRKVPGILYRHGDELIYTEKRSESIFPELPLPAYELADMGKYSYSFLSGKFSLVEGSRGCSYTCPFCFKEMYPANLIEKPLEKLIPEIEHLIRMGIESIFFIDLDFCANRNRVERFCSVIIKHKLKFSWACQTRADHLDDKLLQLMSWAGCRLLEFGVESANPVTLERIGKKNSGKLNHILRKCEESGIDTILFFIIGLPGESAADHRRTYRLARRLSPAYVSFKPWVDYPRILSGIGKGGLLENHRICRKLTLRYYLHPGYLFRMLRKKKFSFLWRNFRDNFLPLIIRK, encoded by the coding sequence ATGAAAATCACCCTGATCAATCCGCTGTTTGATTACACGACCTTCAACAGCCCCAATCGTGTTTTCCAGCCCCTTTCGCTGCTCAATATGGCAGCGCTTCTAAAACCGCTCGGCCATGAGCTTCTGCTGATCGACGCCAATAGCGACGGAATCAGCCCCGGGTCTTCAGTCTGGGATAAGCTCACAGCCGACATTTTCATTGTCAGTTCAGCGTCAGTCGACCGCTGGCAGTGTCCTGCAGTGGAGGCAGACTGCCTGGTGCGGCTTCTGCGGATTCTCTGCGGAAAAGAATGCCTTTTGATCCTTACCGGACCCCACGCTCCTGCAAATCCCTCGAAATACCTCATCTCAGAAAAAATCATTGCAGTCAGAGGAGAGCCTGAAGCGGCAATCCTGGATCTCGTTGAAAAGGCTGAAACCCGTGACTTCAGAAAAGTGCCGGGAATCTTGTATAGACATGGGGACGAATTGATTTATACCGAAAAACGAAGCGAATCGATTTTTCCAGAGCTGCCCCTGCCTGCCTATGAGCTGGCAGACATGGGGAAATACAGCTATTCGTTCCTGAGCGGTAAATTTTCACTGGTTGAGGGAAGCCGCGGTTGTTCATACACCTGCCCATTCTGCTTCAAGGAAATGTACCCTGCGAATCTGATTGAAAAACCGCTGGAAAAACTGATTCCAGAAATCGAACACCTGATCCGGATGGGAATTGAATCGATTTTCTTCATCGACCTGGACTTCTGTGCAAATCGCAACCGGGTGGAACGGTTCTGTTCAGTAATTATCAAGCATAAACTCAAATTTTCCTGGGCCTGCCAGACCAGGGCGGACCATCTGGACGACAAACTTCTGCAACTCATGTCCTGGGCCGGCTGCAGGCTGCTGGAATTCGGGGTGGAGAGCGCGAATCCCGTGACTCTGGAACGGATTGGGAAGAAGAACTCCGGAAAGCTGAATCATATCTTGAGAAAATGCGAGGAATCTGGGATAGATACGATTCTATTCTTCATCATCGGCCTGCCGGGAGAATCAGCAGCTGATCACAGGCGGACTTATCGTCTTGCCCGTCGTCTCAGCCCCGCCTATGTTTCATTCAAACCCTGGGTCGATTATCCCAGGATATTGTCTGGGATAGGGAAGGGAGGCCTGTTGGAAAATCACCGGATCTGCCGTAAGTTGACACTGAGATATTATTTACATCCCGGATATCTGTTCAGAATGCTCCGTAAAAAGAAATTCTCTTTTCTCTGGCGTAATTTCAGGGACAATTTCCTGCCGCTGATCATTCGTAAATAG
- a CDS encoding S24 family peptidase produces the protein MKKDSNLKPFYGRRSLVATAVNRRFSRRLLELMKEKGLNQSKLALILCTKQQNISRWIAGETLPRMRMAEKIAGVFNVSVEDLIGNPLTIEADFEIAVLPVLGKIPAGVPLESATDIVGEVEVPKAMLQRYGDVFALMVLGESMTGAGIMPGDVVIVAKNVEIRNGDVAAVKLNDYDTTLKRIIYDEDHVILQAENPKFKPIILSKDKLSEKGFEILGRVVKLVRDF, from the coding sequence ATGAAAAAAGACTCGAATCTGAAGCCTTTCTATGGCCGCAGGTCACTGGTCGCAACAGCGGTCAACCGTCGTTTCAGCCGCAGGTTGCTGGAGCTGATGAAGGAAAAAGGGTTGAATCAGTCAAAACTCGCCCTGATCCTCTGCACTAAACAGCAGAACATCTCCCGCTGGATCGCAGGCGAGACTCTTCCGCGGATGCGCATGGCCGAGAAAATAGCCGGGGTTTTCAATGTTTCTGTGGAAGACCTGATCGGCAACCCGCTCACAATTGAGGCAGACTTTGAAATCGCGGTGCTGCCTGTGCTCGGAAAAATACCGGCAGGCGTGCCCTTGGAGTCTGCGACCGACATCGTGGGAGAAGTTGAAGTGCCCAAGGCAATGCTGCAAAGATACGGCGATGTCTTTGCCTTGATGGTGCTGGGCGAGAGCATGACAGGAGCCGGAATCATGCCCGGCGACGTGGTGATAGTGGCGAAAAACGTGGAGATCAGGAACGGGGATGTCGCTGCAGTGAAGCTCAACGATTACGACACTACTTTGAAACGGATAATATACGATGAAGACCACGTGATCCTGCAGGCCGAGAACCCGAAATTCAAACCCATCATTCTTTCAAAAGACAAGCTGTCCGAAAAAGGCTTTGAAATCCTGGGCAGGGTCGTGAAGCTCGTGCGGGATTTTTAA
- a CDS encoding methylated-DNA--[protein]-cysteine S-methyltransferase, producing the protein MNKKLTVYYSIFQSRIGSIFIAATDKGLCRLYFPSSPELLREVRTDFNCELVPDEKRLAPVKEQILKYLSGKLRTFDCRIDFITGTDFQKKVWQALLEIPYGETRTYRWVAERIGCPKGFRAVGGANNRNPISLIVPCHRVIGADGSMTGYAGPSEANCRLKRELLEMEGAL; encoded by the coding sequence ATGAACAAAAAACTTACAGTTTATTACTCGATTTTCCAAAGCCGGATCGGCAGTATTTTCATTGCCGCAACAGACAAGGGACTCTGCCGTCTGTACTTTCCTTCCTCTCCGGAACTTCTGCGCGAAGTGAGAACTGACTTCAATTGCGAACTGGTTCCGGATGAAAAAAGGCTGGCACCTGTCAAAGAGCAGATTCTGAAGTATCTGTCAGGAAAACTTCGCACTTTTGACTGCAGAATCGATTTCATCACAGGCACTGACTTCCAGAAAAAAGTCTGGCAGGCTCTGCTCGAAATCCCTTACGGCGAAACCCGCACTTACCGCTGGGTGGCGGAACGGATCGGCTGCCCCAAAGGCTTCAGAGCAGTAGGCGGAGCCAACAACCGCAATCCGATCTCCCTGATCGTACCATGCCATAGGGTGATTGGAGCCGACGGCTCCATGACTGGCTATGCGGGACCGTCAGAAGCGAACTGCAGACTTAAGCGGGAACTGCTGGAAATGGAAGGCGCTCTTTAA